Genomic segment of Bacteroides stercoris ATCC 43183:
ATGAAACAATCAAACCTATTATTTATGTCGGCAGCAATGATGTTGGCATCCTGCGGCGAAACCAAAGACGCAGGACAGAACGGAACGCTTATCGAAAGATCGGATATAAAGATTGAAGGTAAGCGCATGACGCCCGAAGCGCTTTGGGCAATGGGCCGTATCGGCAGCGTAGCCGTATCGCCCGACGAGAAACAGATTGCTTACTCGGTAGCCTATTACAGCGTACCGGAAAACAAGAGCAACAACGAGTTGTTTGTCATGAATGCCGATGGCAGCAGCAACAGACAAATCACCCGCGACAGCTGGCAGGAAAGCCAACCCGTCTGGATTAAAGACGGCAAGAAAATCGCTTTCCTCTGCAACGAAAGCGGCAGCAGCCAGGTGTGGGAGATGAACCCGGACGGTACGGAACGCAAACAGCTCACCCGGTACGAGGGAGACATCGAAGGATTCGCTTTCTCGCCCGACGGCAAGAAGCTGCTTTTCATTGCGCAGGTAAAAACCGTACAGAGCACCGCCGACAAGCATCCCGACCTGCCCAAGGCAACCGGTATCATCGTTACCGACTTGATGTACAAGCATTGGGACGAATGGGTGACAACCGCTCCGCATCCCTTCGTTGCAGACTTCGACGGCAACGGCATCAGCAACGTACAGGATATTCTGGACGGCGAACCCTACGAAAGTCCGATGAAACCCTGGGGCGGTATCGAGCAACTGGCCTGGAGCCCTGCTTCGGACAAAGTGGCCTATACCTGCCGCAAAAAGACGGGACTGGCCTATGCCGTCTCCACCAATTCCGATATTTACATCTATGACCTTGCCACCGGGAAAACGGAAAACATCACCGAAGAGAACAAAGGGTACGATACCAATCCCCAATATTCGCCCGACGGCAAGTACATAGCCTGGCAGAGCATGGAACGCGACGGCTACGAGGCAGACCTCAACCGCCTGTTCGTCATGAACCTTGCAACCGGAGAGAAGCGTTTCGTAAGCCACGCCTTCGAATCCAACGTAGATGCTTTCTTGTGGAACAAAGACTCGCAAAGCATATACTTCATCGGCGTATGGCACGGTGAAACGCAGATTTACAACATCGATCTTGCCGACAATGACAGTCTGAACCGGCTTACCGACGGCATGCACGACTACGCCTCTCTTGCCCTTTGCGGTGACAAGCTCATTGCCAAGCGCCACTCCATGAGTATGGGAGATGAGATATATGCCGTAAACAACACACGCAACGGCAATGCTTTCGCCGAGGCCGAGCAACTGACATTCGAGAACAAGCAAATCTACGACCAACTGGAGATGGGTAAAGTAGAGGCCCGCTGGATGACGACCACCGACGGCAAGCAAATGCTGACCTGGGTTATCTACCCGCCCCAATTCGACCCGAACAAGAAGTACCCCACCCTGCTCTTCTGCGAGGGCGGACCTCAAAGCCCCGTCAGCCAGTTCTGGAGCTATCGCTGGAATTTCCAGATTATGGCTGCCAACGACTATATCATCGTAGCTCCCAACCGCCGCGGTCTTCCGGGCTTCGGTGTGGAGTGGAATGAAGCCATCAGCGGCGATTACGGCGGCCAGTGCATGAAAGACTACTTCACAGCCATCGACGAAATGGCAAAAGAACCGTTTGTCGACAAAGACCGCCTGGGTTGTGTAGGCGCCAGCTTCGGCGGCTTCTCCGTTTACTGGCTTGCCGGACATCACGACAAACGCTTCAAGGCATTCATCGCCCACGACGGTATATTCAACATGGAAATGCAGTATCTGGAGACAGAGGAAAAATGGTTTGCCAACTGGGATATGGGCGGCGCATACTGGGAAAAGGACAACGCCACAGCCCAACGTACATTTGCCAACTCCCCCCACCTCTTCGTAGATAAATGGGACACCCCTATCCTCTGCATTCATGGCGAAAAGGATTTCCGCATCCTTGCCAACCAGGCAATGGCTGCCTTTGACGCCGCCGTAATGCGCGGTGTTCCTGCCGAACTGCTTATCTATCCCGATGAGAACCACTGGGTGCTGAAACCGCAAAACGGCGTTCTGTGGCAGCGCACATTCTTTGAATGGCTGGATAAGTGGCTGAAGCCTGCAAAACAATAAAGAAAGCAGATAAAAAAGAATATGAAAAAAGAAAGCCGGCACATCGTTGCAGTGATGTTGCCGGCTTCTTTTTTTCTATGTCATGCCTCCGCTTGTCAGACCAGCACGCCCAATATCGGGAATGTCGCTCCCTGCATTGCGAAGCAGATGCCAAAGACACATGCACTTACAATCCAAAGAATGACCAATGTCCATTTCAGGCCGGAAACCATAGGCTGCCACTTGAATATCTGGCTGAATATCATCCAAACGAGGCTTACCAACGGAATGCCCACTACCAGGATACCTGCAATATACATCACAATGGCCGATAACGGAGAAGCAGGCAATACTACATTAAAAGTAGGGAACATCGAGATAAGTGCTGCCCCACCGCCGATGGCCACCATTACGGCAGCAAAAAGCAGGGCTACGAACACCACTCCGAACACAAACAGCAGCGGACTGCAGATGATAGCGAATATCACCAGGCAGATTTTAAGGAACAGCCCCACCACCATAACCAGGGCATCGCCCAGTTTCTGCAGGAAAGTGCGAGGCTTGTCGGACCTCATATAATCGTTCACACCGTTTGCCACCTTCTCAAAACCGCCGGTCACCGTCTTACCTATATTATCCACCGTAACCGCCTCGCCCCGCATACTCAGTTTCTCGGCTGCCGTGCGGGCTTCCGGAACGATTATCCAGCAAATGATATAGGCGGGTATCAGGAGCTTGAATCCGAAAATCATGATTATTACAAGCACCAGACGCAACATCGTCACGTCCCAACCCCAATAGGCAGCCAATCCGCTCACCACACCGCCCAACATCTTATCGTCGGGATTGCGATAGAAATGGTGAGACACTTTCTCCGCAGTTGCGGAAGCGCCTGCACCTGTATTGCCGGCATGGTTGCTGCCGTCCCAACTGCCGCTTCCGGAAGCGGCATCTCCTGCATCAGGCTCCAGTTCCTCCGGCTTTCCCATGCGGGCAATCACTTCTTCCACATAGGCAATGGTAATCACCTGCGAACCCGCAGCAAGCTTCTCCGTAAAAAGCTCGGAGATACGGCGTTCAATATCATCGATTATCTCGTCTGCACCGGCTTCCTTACGGAAATGTATCTTCAGGTTGCTTAAATAATTATCCAAAAGGCGGTAGGCATCTTCATCGATATGAAAAACCGTTCCTCCTAAATTTACCGTTAATGTCTTTTTCATCGTTATATGTTTTTTATTTATTCTTTCATTACTCTTCAATAGCCCAACATGCTTCACGCTAATTGTTGGCAATATGATTGACCGTATCGCTCAGTTCGCGCCAGGACACCTCCAGCTCACCCAGAAAAGCTTCTCCTTTTGCGGTCAGCCTATAGTATTTGCGAGGCGGTCCCTGCGTGGACTCTATCCATTCGTAACTCAGCAAATCATCGTTCTTCAAACGGGTGAGCAGCGGATAGAGCGTACCTTCCACCACAATGAGCCTCGCTTCCTTCAGTTTCTGTATAATATCCGAAGCATAAGCCGGCTCTTTATGGAGCAACAGCATGATACAATATTCAAGCATGCCCTTGCGCATCTGCGACTTTACATTATTAACGTCCATAATTCGTATATGTTATTAAATGGTTTGACTATTTACAACAAAAAATGCCATACCTGCATCCTTTGTATGGCACAAATATATGTATTATCTTAGTACCTTGTATTGCAAAGTACCTTACATTAATATTATTTAAGAGTATATATGACCGGAGAGCAATCCGGGCTGCGCCTGTCGCACCCGCAAAATTCCCGTTGATATGCCACAAATAATTGCAGTTTGGTTTCTGTTTGAAACAAAGTATGCTATATTTGCATCATATTAATATAAACGCAACAAAACATGTTTACCATCAGAAAAGCAACAAGCGCCGATTGCGGGTTAATCCATAAACTCGCCTGGCAGATATTTCCCGAAACTTACAAAGAAATTCTTTCAAAAGAACAAATCGAATATATGATGGAATGGATGTACTCCTTAGAAAGCATCCGCCAACAGATGGAAGAAGAGGGACATGTGTACCTCATTGCCTGTGAGGAGTGCGAAGCGGCGGGTTATGTATCCGTACAGCAACAGGGAAAAGACCTGTTTCACCTGCAAAAGATTTATGTGCTTCCTTATTATCAGGGCGCACACTGCGGGAGTTTCCTGTTTAGCGAAGCTGTGAAATACATCAGGGATGTGCATCCCGCCCCGTGCATCATGGAGCTGAACGTAAACCGCAACAACAAAGCGGTAGTTTTTTACGAGCACATGGGGATGAAGAAATCCAGAGAGGGAGATTTTCCGATAGGAAACGGATATTATATGAACGACTACATCATGCAGTTGAAAATCGAAGAATAAGCAGCGGGCTGCATTATGGAATCCAAAGGGCTACACTACGTTTCCAAAGGGCTACACTACGTTTCCAAAGAGCTACATTACGTTTCTAAAGGGCTACATTATAACTGTAAAGGTCAACTCTGCAATTCCAAAGTTGACCTTTACGTTTTCTCTATTATTTCGCTACTCTCTCCAGCCATTTAACCATTGAGAGCATCACAATCATGGAAGCGCCCGTTGCACCCACGAAAACCAACCAGCATGCCCAGATTGGAACAGTGGTGTAAAGGATACCACCAACGAAAAGCAGCGAATTACCTACTGCCGTTGCAGCCAGCCAGCAACCCTGCATCAGACCCTGCAAATGAGGGGGAGCCACCTTGGACACGAAAGACAGTCCCAGCGGTGAGATGAATAACTCGGCAACCGTAAGGATGAAGTACAAACCTATCATAATCCACGGAGTCACACGGATGGCATTGATTTCGGCGGCACTCATCGTGCTCAACGCATCTTTGGCAGGCAAAGTGAACGAGAATATCATCAGGAACACGTATGCCAGTGCCGCAATGCCCATACCGATGG
This window contains:
- a CDS encoding PspC domain-containing protein — encoded protein: MKKTLTVNLGGTVFHIDEDAYRLLDNYLSNLKIHFRKEAGADEIIDDIERRISELFTEKLAAGSQVITIAYVEEVIARMGKPEELEPDAGDAASGSGSWDGSNHAGNTGAGASATAEKVSHHFYRNPDDKMLGGVVSGLAAYWGWDVTMLRLVLVIIMIFGFKLLIPAYIICWIIVPEARTAAEKLSMRGEAVTVDNIGKTVTGGFEKVANGVNDYMRSDKPRTFLQKLGDALVMVVGLFLKICLVIFAIICSPLLFVFGVVFVALLFAAVMVAIGGGAALISMFPTFNVVLPASPLSAIVMYIAGILVVGIPLVSLVWMIFSQIFKWQPMVSGLKWTLVILWIVSACVFGICFAMQGATFPILGVLV
- a CDS encoding alpha/beta hydrolase family protein — encoded protein: MKQSNLLFMSAAMMLASCGETKDAGQNGTLIERSDIKIEGKRMTPEALWAMGRIGSVAVSPDEKQIAYSVAYYSVPENKSNNELFVMNADGSSNRQITRDSWQESQPVWIKDGKKIAFLCNESGSSQVWEMNPDGTERKQLTRYEGDIEGFAFSPDGKKLLFIAQVKTVQSTADKHPDLPKATGIIVTDLMYKHWDEWVTTAPHPFVADFDGNGISNVQDILDGEPYESPMKPWGGIEQLAWSPASDKVAYTCRKKTGLAYAVSTNSDIYIYDLATGKTENITEENKGYDTNPQYSPDGKYIAWQSMERDGYEADLNRLFVMNLATGEKRFVSHAFESNVDAFLWNKDSQSIYFIGVWHGETQIYNIDLADNDSLNRLTDGMHDYASLALCGDKLIAKRHSMSMGDEIYAVNNTRNGNAFAEAEQLTFENKQIYDQLEMGKVEARWMTTTDGKQMLTWVIYPPQFDPNKKYPTLLFCEGGPQSPVSQFWSYRWNFQIMAANDYIIVAPNRRGLPGFGVEWNEAISGDYGGQCMKDYFTAIDEMAKEPFVDKDRLGCVGASFGGFSVYWLAGHHDKRFKAFIAHDGIFNMEMQYLETEEKWFANWDMGGAYWEKDNATAQRTFANSPHLFVDKWDTPILCIHGEKDFRILANQAMAAFDAAVMRGVPAELLIYPDENHWVLKPQNGVLWQRTFFEWLDKWLKPAKQ
- a CDS encoding GNAT family N-acetyltransferase, which encodes MFTIRKATSADCGLIHKLAWQIFPETYKEILSKEQIEYMMEWMYSLESIRQQMEEEGHVYLIACEECEAAGYVSVQQQGKDLFHLQKIYVLPYYQGAHCGSFLFSEAVKYIRDVHPAPCIMELNVNRNNKAVVFYEHMGMKKSREGDFPIGNGYYMNDYIMQLKIEE
- a CDS encoding PadR family transcriptional regulator, giving the protein MDVNNVKSQMRKGMLEYCIMLLLHKEPAYASDIIQKLKEARLIVVEGTLYPLLTRLKNDDLLSYEWIESTQGPPRKYYRLTAKGEAFLGELEVSWRELSDTVNHIANN